The Desulfohalovibrio reitneri genome contains a region encoding:
- a CDS encoding MotA/TolQ/ExbB proton channel family protein, giving the protein MQDLFLTVFTEGSPIIQGVLILLLFMSVLSWAVIIYKLVTLSRAKSRSTVDYEAFQQAGDLSSAMRSMNPASPVREVGYFALRELKRLEKLEFEASVKGKLATDNVRRALRQGVSFELGRKGASLSVLSTCANVAPFLGLFGTVWGIMRSFQAIGIQKTASLAVVGPGIAEALTTTAIGLAVAVPAAIAYNAFLGMLGNLETVLVNFSSAFLNRMQRELAWIAND; this is encoded by the coding sequence ATGCAAGACTTGTTTCTGACCGTATTCACAGAAGGTTCGCCCATCATCCAGGGCGTGCTCATCCTGCTGCTTTTCATGTCCGTGCTCTCCTGGGCGGTCATCATCTACAAACTGGTCACGCTCAGCCGGGCCAAGTCCCGCTCGACCGTCGACTACGAGGCCTTTCAGCAGGCGGGCGACCTGTCCTCGGCCATGCGCTCCATGAACCCGGCCTCCCCGGTGCGGGAGGTGGGTTACTTCGCCCTGCGCGAACTCAAGCGGCTGGAGAAGCTGGAGTTCGAGGCCTCGGTCAAGGGCAAGCTGGCCACTGACAACGTGCGCCGTGCCCTGCGCCAGGGTGTCAGCTTCGAGCTGGGCCGCAAGGGGGCCTCGCTGTCGGTGCTCTCCACCTGCGCCAACGTGGCTCCCTTCCTGGGGCTGTTCGGCACGGTGTGGGGCATCATGCGCTCCTTCCAGGCCATCGGCATACAGAAGACCGCGTCCCTGGCCGTGGTCGGCCCGGGCATCGCCGAGGCGCTGACCACCACGGCCATCGGCCTGGCCGTGGCCGTTCCCGCGGCCATCGCCTACAACGCCTTTCTGGGCATGCTGGGCAACCTGGAGACGGTTCTGGTCAACTTCTCCTCCGCCTTCCTCAACCGCATGCAGCGCGAACTGGCCTGGATAGCCAACGACTGA
- a CDS encoding bifunctional nuclease family protein has product MVEMHVFGLAVDEDSQVPVLILKDSEESRVLPIWIGAMEAMAISMALNDVSLPRPMTHDLLLNSIRDLGGEVRAVEVVSLVDGTYYAEIEVLRGEDVIRIDSRPSDAVALALRCEAAIRVAEAVLEEAGTDDKVSGKPVLRGDDAQQWNELLEQFDPEDKYKM; this is encoded by the coding sequence ATGGTAGAGATGCACGTGTTCGGACTGGCCGTGGACGAAGATTCCCAAGTGCCTGTCCTCATCCTCAAGGATTCCGAGGAATCCCGGGTCCTGCCCATCTGGATAGGGGCCATGGAGGCCATGGCCATTTCCATGGCCCTCAACGACGTCTCCCTCCCCCGCCCCATGACCCATGACCTGCTGCTCAACTCCATCCGCGACCTGGGCGGCGAGGTCCGCGCCGTGGAGGTCGTCTCCCTGGTGGACGGCACCTACTACGCCGAGATCGAGGTGCTCCGGGGCGAGGACGTCATCCGCATCGACTCCCGCCCTTCGGACGCCGTGGCCCTGGCTCTGCGCTGCGAGGCCGCCATCCGCGTTGCCGAGGCCGTGCTGGAGGAGGCCGGGACCGACGACAAGGTGTCGGGCAAGCCGGTGCTGCGCGGGGACGACGCCCAACAGTGGAACGAATTGCTGGAGCAGTTCGACCCCGAAGACAAGTACAAGATGTAA
- a CDS encoding histidinol phosphate phosphatase domain-containing protein, with the protein MIDLHTHSTFSDGALIPAELARRARVAGYKALAVTDHVDLSTLEHVISNVRRLAANYSAHMDIDIIPGCEITHVPPPLIPETIRLAREAGAEIVVVHGETVVEPVARGTNLAAIEGGADVLAHPGLLTPQDAALAAERGVLLEITTRKGHSLTNGRVAALAREHGATLVINNDAHAPGDLIGPELRKAVALGAGLSDEEYLRAEANSRDFLSRLNAAGRAAVTLD; encoded by the coding sequence ATGATAGACTTGCACACCCACTCCACCTTCTCCGACGGCGCGCTCATCCCGGCGGAGCTGGCCCGCCGCGCCCGCGTGGCAGGCTACAAGGCCCTGGCCGTCACAGACCACGTGGACCTCTCCACCCTGGAGCACGTCATCTCGAACGTGCGCCGCCTGGCGGCCAACTATTCGGCCCACATGGACATCGACATCATCCCCGGGTGCGAGATCACCCACGTGCCGCCGCCCCTCATTCCCGAGACCATCCGCCTGGCCCGCGAGGCCGGGGCGGAGATCGTGGTGGTGCACGGCGAGACCGTGGTGGAGCCCGTGGCCCGGGGGACCAACCTGGCCGCCATCGAGGGCGGGGCGGACGTGCTGGCGCACCCCGGCCTGCTCACCCCGCAGGACGCGGCCCTGGCCGCCGAACGCGGCGTGCTGCTGGAGATCACCACCCGCAAGGGCCACAGCCTGACCAACGGCCGGGTGGCCGCCCTGGCGCGGGAGCACGGCGCGACCCTGGTCATCAACAACGACGCCCACGCCCCCGGCGACCTGATTGGTCCGGAGCTGCGCAAGGCGGTGGCCCTGGGCGCGGGTCTGAGCGACGAGGAGTACCTTCGCGCCGAGGCCAACTCCCGCGATTTCCTCTCCCGACTCAACGCCGCCGGCCGGGCGGCCGTCACCCTGGACTGA
- a CDS encoding NAD-dependent protein deacylase → MSAALDEQLERAAGALRRASRAMAFTGAGISVASGIPDFRSPGGLWSRYDPDEVATLQALRTNPRGVWEFLLEAKDVFGKAEPNPAHKALAKLSECGLLDEIVTQNIDGLHQAAGSPGVIEYHGGLRRFRCMSCAREHPPEEAAGLTLETIPWRCSCGGVVRPDIVFFGEGIPPDAARAADEAVAAADFCLVVGASGEVQPAGLIPSRIKAKGGVVVEVNLGPTSYDRVSDIRLDAPAQEVLPRLAELAC, encoded by the coding sequence GTGAGCGCGGCGCTGGACGAACAACTCGAACGCGCGGCCGGGGCCCTGCGTCGAGCCTCCCGCGCCATGGCCTTCACCGGCGCGGGAATCTCCGTGGCCAGCGGCATCCCGGACTTCCGCAGCCCAGGCGGGCTGTGGAGCCGCTACGACCCCGACGAGGTGGCCACCCTCCAGGCCCTGCGCACCAACCCGCGCGGGGTGTGGGAGTTTCTGCTGGAGGCCAAGGACGTTTTCGGCAAGGCCGAGCCCAACCCGGCGCACAAGGCCCTGGCCAAGCTGTCCGAATGCGGCCTGCTGGACGAGATCGTCACCCAGAACATCGACGGGCTGCACCAGGCCGCCGGTTCGCCCGGGGTCATCGAGTACCACGGCGGGCTGCGGCGTTTCCGCTGCATGTCCTGCGCCAGGGAGCACCCGCCTGAAGAGGCCGCCGGCCTGACCCTGGAAACCATCCCCTGGCGCTGCTCCTGCGGCGGGGTGGTGCGGCCGGACATCGTATTCTTCGGCGAGGGCATTCCCCCGGACGCGGCCCGCGCCGCGGACGAGGCCGTGGCCGCGGCCGACTTCTGCCTGGTGGTGGGCGCTTCCGGCGAAGTGCAGCCCGCCGGGCTCATCCCCTCGCGCATCAAGGCCAAGGGCGGCGTGGTTGTGGAGGTAAACCTCGGACCGACCTCCTACGACCGGGTCAGCGACATCCGCCTGGACGCCCCGGCGCAGGAAGTCCTGCCCCGCCTGGCCGAGTTGGCCTGTTGA
- a CDS encoding ExbD/TolR family protein gives MPFEDELRPRTASPFLAEINLTPLVDVVFVLLIIFMVTAPLMTQGVEVDLPQTRTVRELPMDSGHLLISVKEDGGIFLDEYEVELGGLEERLRPLAKEDKSVYLRADRDVPYGRVVQVMGEIKAAGVDRLGMVAEREEDDAS, from the coding sequence ATGCCCTTTGAAGACGAACTGCGCCCCCGCACCGCGAGCCCCTTCCTGGCGGAAATCAACCTCACTCCGCTGGTGGACGTGGTCTTCGTGCTGCTTATCATCTTCATGGTCACCGCCCCGCTCATGACCCAGGGCGTGGAGGTGGACCTGCCCCAGACCCGCACCGTGCGCGAACTGCCCATGGACTCGGGGCACCTGCTCATCAGCGTGAAGGAGGACGGAGGCATCTTTCTGGACGAGTACGAAGTGGAGCTCGGCGGCCTGGAAGAACGCCTGCGGCCTCTGGCCAAAGAGGACAAGTCGGTCTACCTGCGGGCCGACCGCGACGTGCCGTACGGCCGCGTGGTGCAAGTGATGGGCGAGATTAAGGCCGCCGGCGTGGACCGCCTGGGCATGGTGGCGGAACGGGAAGAGGACGACGCGTCCTGA